From a single Streptomyces rubradiris genomic region:
- a CDS encoding PhzF family phenazine biosynthesis protein — protein sequence MTDYDVLRVFCGPDGGYGNELGVVRDGSLLPGRDDRQALAGKLGFSETVFVDDPERGVIDIYTPTLRLPFAGHPCVGTAWLLDVPELVTPAGVVGARQDGEFSWIEARAQWAPPRTLRQYPSAAEVDALDVPPPGEWVYAWAWEDEAAGRIRARAFPGRGDGIDEDEATGAAALLLTDRLGRALNITQGRGSQILTAPQPHGWTEIGGRVRLER from the coding sequence CGGCGGCTACGGCAACGAGCTGGGCGTCGTCCGCGACGGCTCGCTGCTGCCCGGACGCGACGACCGGCAGGCACTGGCCGGCAAACTCGGCTTCAGCGAGACCGTGTTCGTGGACGACCCCGAGCGCGGAGTGATCGACATCTATACGCCCACCCTGCGCCTGCCCTTCGCCGGGCACCCCTGCGTGGGCACCGCCTGGCTGCTCGACGTGCCCGAGCTCGTGACCCCCGCCGGTGTGGTCGGGGCCCGGCAGGACGGCGAGTTCAGCTGGATCGAGGCCCGCGCACAGTGGGCGCCGCCGCGCACCCTGCGCCAGTACCCGAGCGCGGCCGAGGTGGACGCGCTCGACGTGCCGCCACCGGGGGAGTGGGTCTACGCCTGGGCCTGGGAGGACGAGGCCGCCGGGCGGATCCGTGCCCGCGCCTTTCCCGGCCGCGGCGACGGGATCGACGAGGACGAGGCCACCGGCGCCGCGGCGCTGCTGCTCACCGACCGGCTCGGCCGGGCCCTGAACATCACCCAGGGCCGCGGCTCGCAGATCCTGACCGCGCCCCAGCCGCACGGCTGGACCGAGATCGGCGGCCGGGTCCGCCTGGAGCGCTGA
- the map gene encoding type I methionyl aminopeptidase, with the protein MSGQSLLVPGELSPTRSVPGNIRRPEYVGKPAPAPYTGPEVQTPETIEAMRTAGRIAARAMEEAAKIIAPGVTTDQLDKVAHEYMCDHGAYPSTLGYRGFPKSLCTSVNEVICHGIPDSTVLRDGDIVNLDVTAYIGGVHGDNNATYLVGDVDEESRLLVERTREALNRAIKAVKPGRQINVIGRVIESYAKRFGYGVVRDFTGHGINSSFHSGLIIPHYDSPHATTVMRPGMTFTIEPMLTLGTHEYDMWDDGWTVVTKDRKRTAQFEHTLVVTDTGADILTLP; encoded by the coding sequence ATGTCTGGCCAGTCGCTGCTCGTACCAGGGGAGCTGTCTCCCACCCGTTCGGTTCCCGGAAACATCCGCCGCCCCGAGTACGTCGGCAAGCCCGCGCCGGCGCCGTACACCGGGCCGGAGGTGCAGACCCCCGAGACCATCGAGGCGATGCGGACCGCCGGCCGTATCGCCGCGCGGGCGATGGAGGAGGCCGCGAAGATCATCGCGCCGGGGGTGACCACGGACCAGCTGGACAAGGTCGCCCACGAGTACATGTGCGACCACGGGGCCTACCCGTCCACGCTGGGCTACCGCGGTTTCCCGAAGTCGCTGTGCACGTCCGTCAACGAGGTCATCTGCCACGGCATCCCCGACTCGACGGTCCTCAGGGACGGCGACATCGTCAACCTGGACGTGACGGCGTACATCGGCGGGGTGCACGGCGACAACAACGCCACGTATCTGGTCGGTGACGTGGACGAGGAGTCGCGGCTGCTGGTGGAGCGCACCCGGGAGGCGCTCAACCGGGCGATCAAGGCGGTGAAGCCGGGCCGGCAGATCAATGTCATCGGCCGGGTCATCGAGTCGTACGCCAAGCGCTTCGGCTACGGCGTCGTGCGGGACTTCACCGGGCACGGCATCAACTCGTCGTTCCACTCCGGGCTGATCATCCCGCACTACGACAGCCCGCACGCGACGACGGTGATGCGGCCGGGGATGACGTTCACGATCGAGCCGATGCTGACGCTGGGCACCCACGAGTACGACATGTGGGACGACGGCTGGACGGTCGTGACGAAGGACCGCAAGCGCACCGCCCAGTTCGAGCACACCCTGGTGGTCACGGACACCGGCGCGGACATCCTGACCCTCCCCTGA